One genomic segment of Flavobacteriaceae bacterium includes these proteins:
- a CDS encoding peptidoglycan DD-metalloendopeptidase family protein, which yields MKMKKTSCIKIGVFVFSLSLFLWNCIREDFMNPQNTVTSNKLKYSLTKITYRELLADKEIKPSLPLIERRFSKHSLQSIYSRSATEVAAGLTIFTDEINRIVIDDVITWTFQTESPVLETSDFENFLVKKHNGVFTYFLVSYEFTDLTDSETLYEKATSYVISEEYLSLEGLNLSSRDAFDWVFPNDGGGTGSGPCDGILVYDRCNLGGNADGHWPVLQNDGFTYCSGSPLLYIDFSHCENYGVPDSPVGGPLGGDDGSGGDQLIGGGSGGGSSGGDGDTTLTAPVELADPRCPEGSGKVMINEVCVCPPDTNKVEDADGNCVCPEGKIETYQGVCVDIPCEGDPVPNPEIAPQTNSGIEGGLHNTCTRSGSNCSGNPSRKAHDGVDIKNPYGAPVFAMYDGTATLATQYNSKGNVDGAGYHVSITSTVNGQTVRLVYFHLQQNNRKSGPVSAGDIIGYQGISGNLGRAIHQNHTESHVHIKARVNSAKANPLDYLTTAIDPVTGQITNPCQ from the coding sequence ATGAAAATGAAAAAAACTTCATGTATCAAAATCGGGGTCTTCGTCTTTAGTCTATCTTTGTTCTTATGGAACTGTATCCGAGAAGACTTTATGAATCCTCAAAACACCGTTACCTCTAACAAGCTCAAGTATTCCTTAACGAAAATAACTTACCGGGAACTACTTGCAGACAAGGAAATAAAACCCTCTTTACCTCTGATTGAAAGACGATTTTCTAAGCACTCGCTACAAAGCATCTACAGCAGAAGTGCTACTGAGGTTGCAGCAGGCCTCACCATTTTTACCGATGAGATTAACAGAATTGTCATAGACGATGTCATTACCTGGACATTTCAGACAGAAAGCCCTGTTTTGGAAACTTCTGATTTTGAAAACTTTTTGGTAAAAAAACACAATGGTGTGTTTACCTATTTTTTGGTTTCCTATGAGTTCACTGACCTTACCGATTCCGAAACATTGTATGAAAAAGCCACTTCGTATGTGATTTCCGAAGAATACCTAAGCCTGGAAGGCCTCAACCTGTCTTCCAGAGATGCTTTTGATTGGGTTTTTCCGAATGACGGTGGTGGTACGGGTAGCGGTCCTTGTGACGGTATTTTGGTATATGACCGGTGTAATTTGGGAGGCAATGCGGACGGACACTGGCCGGTTTTGCAAAACGATGGGTTTACCTATTGTAGCGGTAGTCCGCTGTTATATATAGATTTTTCACATTGTGAGAACTACGGTGTTCCGGACAGTCCTGTGGGAGGCCCGTTGGGAGGAGATGATGGCTCCGGAGGAGATCAGCTTATTGGAGGCGGTAGCGGAGGAGGAAGCTCCGGTGGTGATGGAGATACAACGCTTACGGCTCCTGTTGAGTTGGCAGACCCCAGATGTCCTGAGGGAAGTGGAAAGGTGATGATAAATGAAGTATGCGTATGTCCTCCCGACACCAACAAAGTAGAAGATGCGGACGGAAATTGTGTATGCCCGGAAGGCAAGATAGAAACCTATCAGGGAGTATGTGTGGATATACCTTGTGAAGGGGACCCGGTTCCTAATCCTGAAATTGCACCGCAGACCAATTCCGGTATTGAGGGAGGGCTACATAATACCTGTACTCGTTCGGGATCAAATTGCTCAGGAAATCCTAGTAGAAAAGCTCATGACGGTGTAGATATAAAAAACCCATATGGAGCTCCTGTTTTTGCTATGTATGACGGAACTGCTACATTAGCAACTCAGTATAATAGTAAAGGAAATGTTGATGGAGCAGGTTATCATGTATCAATAACCTCAACTGTTAACGGTCAAACCGTCAGGTTGGTTTATTTTCACCTACAACAAAACAATCGAAAGTCAGGGCCTGTCAGTGCAGGAGATATTATTGGCTATCAAGGAATATCCGGAAATTTAGGAAGAGCTATACACCAAAATCATACAGAATCTCATGTTCATATCAAAGCTAGGGTAAATAGTGCAAAGGCAAATCCTTTGGATTATCTAACAACGGCTATAGACCCTGTAACAGGACAAATAACAAACCCATGTCAATAA
- a CDS encoding tyrosine-type recombinase/integrase: MKEKTKISWTALRYENETNNIQLQIGLAFITGCILVGSIVFKNYLLGIIIVISAILIKYLKKDESEYIPIEIDNRGIRPSTIRTYYNKIVAFIRWLEYYNHIEGKLSSKMTKPPIPKYEDERALTDDEVSKIIASITLYSRRDDFLYARDLVIISLLIYTGIRRGELLGLRISDIDFQTNTLFINGKTSKSKKSRYIPIHFSLLTQLKLYLKEREKRKTQCEMLIVSSQFDTPYTVHGLKSWVKKYAELSSVRFHLHRFRHTFACKLAKQNADIVSIMNVMGHSTTRMTEQYLRSIKAENSRVFIQNMTF; the protein is encoded by the coding sequence ATGAAAGAAAAAACTAAAATTTCATGGACAGCATTGCGATATGAAAATGAAACAAATAATATTCAATTACAAATTGGGTTAGCTTTTATTACGGGTTGTATTCTTGTAGGATCTATAGTTTTTAAAAACTACTTACTTGGAATTATTATAGTTATATCTGCTATTTTAATTAAATATCTTAAAAAAGATGAATCAGAATATATTCCCATTGAGATAGATAACAGAGGTATAAGACCCTCAACTATCCGAACATATTATAATAAAATTGTCGCATTCATTCGTTGGCTTGAGTATTATAATCACATTGAAGGAAAATTAAGCTCAAAAATGACAAAACCTCCAATTCCAAAATATGAAGATGAAAGAGCTTTAACAGATGATGAAGTTTCTAAAATAATTGCATCAATAACACTATATTCAAGAAGAGATGATTTTTTATACGCTCGTGATTTAGTTATCATTAGTTTACTTATATATACTGGAATCCGAAGAGGAGAACTTTTAGGGCTTCGCATTAGTGATATTGATTTTCAAACAAATACTTTGTTCATCAATGGAAAAACATCAAAATCAAAAAAAAGTAGATATATACCTATTCACTTTTCTTTATTAACTCAATTAAAACTATATCTAAAAGAACGAGAAAAAAGAAAAACACAATGTGAAATGTTAATCGTTTCTTCTCAATTTGACACTCCATATACTGTTCACGGTTTAAAATCTTGGGTTAAAAAATATGCGGAACTCTCAAGTGTTCGATTCCATTTACATCGATTTAGGCACACTTTTGCTTGTAAATTAGCAAAACAAAATGCTGATATTGTAAGCATAATGAATGTAATGGGGCACTCAACAACAAGAATGACAGAACAATATCTTCGTTCTATCAAAGCTGAAAATTCAAGGGTATTTATTCAAAATATGACTTTTTAA
- a CDS encoding amino acid carrier protein — translation MKKKLLTLLLLVVPMLTFAKDKGIDEKINDWFMPIASGWENFVLYPVSIAGIQVPIVVILLVTGATFFTIYFKFPSVVRFGLAINVVRGKYDELDHHSSGNPELAIDGDIKGTIKDESKDGEVSHFQALATAVSGTVGLGNIAGVAVAIALGGPGATFWMIVCGLIGMATKFVECTLGVKYRDVGPDGTVYGGPMYYLSKGLKERGFAGIGRVLAILFAILCIGASFGGGNAFQSNQAAVQLSSLLGIQGSASGFIIGFILAAIVAIVIIGGIKRIASITEKIVPFMAGIYVLAAVIIIFANFSYIDDAFGLIFKGAFTPMAGLGGFIGVLIVGFQRAAFSNEAGAGSAAIAHSAVKTKYPASEGVVALLEPFIDTVVICTMTALVIIFFNIDGTNLQSVFDYGSVQGSNVILNGTGESLGGVDLTSRAFDSVIPGFSYVLTIAIVLFAFSTMVSWSYYGLQSWKFLFGKGRKADLVYKLLFLLFVIIGAAATLDAVIKFSDAMILALVFPNMIGLFFLFPKVKKELVNYLSAIKGK, via the coding sequence ATGAAGAAAAAACTTCTTACATTGTTACTGTTAGTAGTGCCAATGTTGACATTCGCAAAAGATAAAGGAATAGATGAAAAAATAAATGACTGGTTTATGCCTATAGCTTCCGGTTGGGAAAATTTTGTATTATACCCTGTTTCAATTGCCGGTATTCAGGTGCCGATTGTTGTCATCTTATTGGTTACGGGAGCTACTTTTTTTACCATATATTTTAAATTCCCCAGTGTTGTCAGATTTGGATTAGCAATTAATGTTGTTAGAGGAAAGTATGACGAGTTGGATCATCATTCTTCCGGTAATCCCGAATTGGCTATTGACGGAGATATTAAAGGAACCATTAAAGATGAAAGTAAAGATGGCGAAGTTTCTCATTTTCAAGCGTTAGCAACTGCCGTATCCGGTACAGTCGGACTAGGCAATATTGCAGGGGTTGCAGTTGCCATTGCTTTAGGAGGTCCCGGAGCTACTTTTTGGATGATTGTTTGCGGATTGATAGGAATGGCCACAAAATTTGTGGAATGTACATTAGGAGTAAAATATAGAGATGTTGGCCCTGACGGAACGGTATACGGTGGCCCTATGTACTATCTTTCAAAAGGATTAAAAGAAAGAGGTTTTGCAGGAATAGGTAGAGTATTGGCAATTTTATTTGCAATCCTTTGCATTGGAGCTTCATTTGGAGGGGGTAATGCATTCCAATCCAACCAGGCGGCTGTCCAGTTGTCCTCACTATTAGGTATTCAAGGAAGTGCTTCCGGGTTTATTATTGGATTTATTTTAGCTGCTATAGTTGCAATAGTTATCATTGGAGGAATTAAAAGAATTGCCAGTATCACTGAAAAAATAGTTCCTTTTATGGCAGGAATATATGTACTGGCTGCAGTAATCATAATATTTGCTAATTTTAGCTATATAGACGATGCCTTTGGTTTAATTTTTAAAGGAGCGTTTACTCCGATGGCAGGACTTGGTGGTTTCATAGGGGTTTTAATAGTGGGTTTTCAAAGAGCTGCGTTTTCTAATGAAGCGGGCGCAGGATCTGCAGCAATTGCTCATTCTGCAGTGAAAACCAAATACCCTGCCTCAGAAGGAGTTGTAGCATTATTGGAGCCTTTTATTGATACGGTAGTTATCTGTACAATGACAGCTCTGGTTATCATCTTTTTTAATATAGACGGAACAAACTTACAAAGCGTTTTTGACTATGGTTCGGTACAAGGGAGCAATGTGATCTTAAATGGAACCGGAGAAAGCTTAGGAGGAGTCGATTTAACTTCCAGGGCATTCGATTCGGTTATCCCCGGATTTTCATATGTATTGACCATTGCCATTGTATTATTTGCTTTTAGTACGATGGTTTCCTGGTCTTATTACGGATTGCAATCATGGAAATTTTTATTTGGCAAGGGAAGAAAAGCCGATTTGGTTTATAAGTTATTGTTCTTATTGTTTGTCATTATTGGTGCGGCAGCAACTTTAGATGCAGTAATTAAGTTTTCGGATGCAATGATATTAGCACTGGTATTCCCGAATATGATTGGGTTATTTTTCTTATTTCCAAAAGTTAAAAAAGAGCTGGTCAACTATTTATCAGCTATTAAAGGGAAATGA
- a CDS encoding helix-turn-helix domain-containing protein, with protein MTPICNIRLCAEKPHRLPLPDPQDMSLGAELKRERLKREWSQKDTAKYFGVLKDSYQNWEWNKYIPHVKYRKKVVEFLGYNYWEDGTNSLSNKCLLYRIEYGLTMNELALQINVSTRTIERIENMEKNISSEMKNRIMNLLYNKTILP; from the coding sequence ATGACGCCCATTTGTAATATACGTTTGTGTGCTGAAAAACCTCATAGACTTCCCTTACCTGACCCACAAGATATGAGTTTAGGAGCAGAACTCAAAAGAGAACGACTGAAACGTGAATGGAGTCAAAAAGATACTGCCAAGTATTTCGGAGTACTTAAAGATTCGTATCAAAATTGGGAGTGGAATAAGTACATTCCCCATGTTAAGTATAGAAAAAAGGTTGTTGAATTTTTGGGATATAACTATTGGGAAGATGGGACTAATTCCCTATCAAATAAATGTTTATTATATCGCATTGAATATGGATTAACCATGAATGAATTAGCATTGCAAATTAATGTAAGTACACGGACTATTGAACGGATTGAGAATATGGAGAAAAATATTTCCTCAGAAATGAAAAATAGAATTATGAACTTATTATATAATAAAACAATTTTGCCTTAA
- a CDS encoding acyl-CoA dehydrogenase, which produces MEGVYFTEEHEAFRKSFRDFLQKEVVPHIEKWEKTGTIERFIWAKFGEMGYFGLSYPEAYGGLDLDIFYMVIFLEELQKINSGGFAAAIWAHVYLAMTHLNKEGNDTIKKKYLTPSIEGSKVGCLCITEPSGGSDVAGMRSTAIKKGETYILNGSKTFITNGVYSDYLIVAARTNPKEKYNGMSIFVIDRDTPGISATKLDKLGWRASDTGEISFDNVKIPAENLLGEEGKGFSYIMQHFALERLLMGINAHARAAYAIDYTLEYMSERQAFGKSIDTFQALRHKIAEMASEVAMCREFNYSVAKKLGEGAYVVKEASMSKLISTKVADQVIYDALQMLGGYGYMEEYPLARLLRDSRLGPIGGGTSEILKEIIAKIIIDKKEYIPVT; this is translated from the coding sequence ATGGAGGGTGTATATTTTACAGAAGAACATGAAGCGTTTAGAAAGAGTTTTCGTGATTTTTTACAAAAGGAAGTAGTACCACATATAGAGAAATGGGAAAAAACAGGAACCATAGAAAGATTTATCTGGGCTAAGTTTGGAGAAATGGGATATTTTGGTTTGAGCTACCCCGAAGCATACGGAGGATTAGATTTGGATATTTTCTATATGGTTATTTTTTTAGAGGAGCTACAGAAAATAAATTCGGGAGGATTTGCTGCAGCTATCTGGGCGCATGTTTATTTGGCTATGACACATTTAAACAAAGAAGGAAACGATACCATTAAAAAGAAATACCTAACTCCAAGTATTGAAGGAAGCAAGGTGGGCTGTTTATGCATTACGGAACCTTCCGGAGGATCCGACGTGGCAGGAATGAGATCAACAGCCATAAAGAAAGGAGAAACATATATCTTAAACGGATCAAAAACATTTATAACAAACGGAGTATATTCGGATTATTTAATTGTTGCCGCAAGAACAAACCCGAAAGAAAAATACAACGGTATGAGTATCTTTGTGATAGATAGAGATACTCCGGGAATTTCTGCAACTAAATTGGATAAGTTGGGTTGGAGAGCTTCGGACACAGGTGAAATTTCGTTTGACAATGTTAAAATTCCTGCTGAAAATTTACTGGGCGAAGAGGGGAAAGGCTTTTCTTATATTATGCAACATTTTGCTTTGGAAAGATTATTAATGGGAATCAACGCACATGCCAGAGCAGCATATGCAATCGATTATACATTAGAATATATGTCTGAACGGCAGGCATTTGGAAAAAGCATTGACACATTTCAGGCCTTACGGCATAAGATTGCCGAAATGGCGAGTGAGGTAGCGATGTGTAGGGAATTTAACTATTCCGTAGCTAAAAAATTAGGCGAAGGAGCGTATGTGGTTAAAGAAGCAAGCATGTCTAAATTGATTTCTACTAAAGTAGCAGATCAGGTGATTTATGATGCATTACAGATGTTAGGAGGATATGGATATATGGAAGAATACCCCCTGGCACGACTTCTCAGAGACAGCAGGCTAGGCCCGATTGGAGGTGGTACCTCTGAAATTTTAAAAGAAATTATCGCAAAAATAATTATTGATAAGAAGGAATATATACCTGTTACTTAG
- a CDS encoding tyrosine-type recombinase/integrase yields MTLIVFFRWCIKKGYLETNFAETIEVPKLEKSLPKAIKRKEALLLLEVAYNYPYTHQFLKYRNHAIFSMFLLTGLRKSELLNLKLTDVDLENLTVFVRQGKGNKDRIVPMSYTLAQSLKRYLLERKKQRKTCSEFFTSSNRNKGYSENGLKLLVNQLRQASGIYFTIHTLRHTFATLMLEGGCDIFSLSKMMGHSDIKTTTIYLSATAEHLRSQVVKHPLNLE; encoded by the coding sequence ATGACGCTTATTGTCTTTTTTCGTTGGTGCATTAAAAAGGGGTATTTAGAAACTAATTTTGCTGAAACTATTGAAGTCCCAAAACTAGAGAAGTCATTACCGAAAGCAATTAAGAGGAAGGAGGCATTATTGTTATTAGAAGTGGCTTATAATTATCCATACACACATCAATTTTTGAAATATAGAAATCACGCTATATTTTCAATGTTTTTATTAACAGGGCTTCGAAAGAGTGAATTATTAAATTTAAAGCTAACTGATGTTGACTTAGAGAATTTAACGGTCTTTGTAAGGCAAGGAAAGGGGAATAAAGACCGTATTGTGCCTATGAGTTACACTTTGGCTCAATCTTTAAAAAGATACCTCTTAGAACGTAAAAAGCAACGCAAGACTTGTTCAGAATTTTTCACCTCATCAAATCGAAATAAAGGATATTCAGAAAATGGATTAAAACTTCTTGTTAATCAATTACGTCAAGCATCAGGAATTTATTTTACTATTCATACCCTACGTCATACATTCGCAACCCTTATGCTTGAGGGTGGATGTGATATTTTTAGCTTATCAAAAATGATGGGACATAGCGATATTAAAACGACAACTATCTATCTTTCTGCAACAGCGGAACACTTGCGTTCACAAGTAGTTAAACATCCTCTAAATTTAGAATGA
- a CDS encoding sugar nucleotide-binding protein: MKKVVITGSNGLLGQTLIELLMKEKNQYDIYGLSRGKNRAERDDFHYYPIDITNTKKLEKVLYKIAPDVIIHTAAMTNVDACEINKDACDVLNINVVSNLAGISEIVNAHLIHISTDFIFDGKSGYYKETDTPNPLSHYGHSKLKSEKILENSRANFTILRTILVYGFVKNITRNNIVLWIKEMLENNKEITIVKDQYRMPTYVEDLALACKISMDKKAEGIFNISSNTLVSIYEIALEIAAAFGLDSKLIKPISTATLNQTAQRPFKTGFNLTKTTTELEFYPKSFKEDLQRFKERLF; the protein is encoded by the coding sequence ATGAAAAAAGTGGTTATTACCGGTTCTAACGGGCTTTTGGGTCAAACACTCATAGAACTATTGATGAAAGAGAAAAATCAATATGACATATATGGTTTATCCAGAGGAAAAAACAGAGCGGAAAGAGATGATTTTCACTATTACCCTATTGATATAACCAATACTAAAAAATTAGAAAAGGTACTCTACAAAATAGCCCCTGATGTTATTATTCATACGGCAGCTATGACAAATGTAGATGCTTGCGAAATAAATAAAGATGCTTGCGATGTATTAAATATAAATGTAGTTTCAAATTTGGCAGGTATATCGGAAATAGTGAACGCACATCTCATACATATTTCTACGGATTTTATTTTTGATGGGAAAAGTGGTTATTACAAAGAAACAGACACTCCAAATCCATTAAGTCATTACGGGCATTCCAAATTAAAATCCGAAAAAATTTTAGAGAACTCGCGGGCGAACTTCACCATTTTGAGAACTATTTTAGTATATGGCTTTGTAAAAAATATAACCAGAAATAATATTGTACTATGGATAAAAGAAATGTTGGAAAATAATAAAGAAATTACCATTGTAAAAGATCAATACAGAATGCCGACTTATGTTGAAGATTTGGCACTTGCATGCAAAATTTCTATGGATAAAAAAGCCGAAGGAATTTTTAATATTTCCAGTAACACACTAGTAAGCATATACGAAATAGCATTGGAAATTGCAGCTGCTTTTGGCCTAGATAGCAAACTAATTAAGCCCATTTCTACGGCTACTTTAAATCAAACAGCGCAAAGGCCATTTAAAACAGGTTTTAATCTAACCAAAACAACTACTGAATTGGAGTTTTATCCTAAGAGTTTTAAAGAAGATTTACAGCGATTTAAAGAGCGATTATTCTAA
- a CDS encoding peptidoglycan DD-metalloendopeptidase family protein, whose translation MHNGVDIKNPYGAPIFAIYGGTATKYTQYKDGEISGAGHYVAIVSNVNGQTVRMVYFHLQENNRVSGTINAGDIIGYQGDSGSISKVVCEFKIVL comes from the coding sequence ATGCATAATGGTGTAGATATAAAAAACCCTTACGGTGCTCCTATTTTTGCCATTTATGGGGGAACTGCAACAAAATACACGCAATATAAAGATGGAGAAATAAGTGGTGCGGGTCATTATGTAGCAATAGTATCAAATGTGAATGGACAAACAGTTAGAATGGTTTATTTTCACTTACAGGAAAATAACAGAGTATCGGGTACAATTAATGCAGGAGATATTATTGGATATCAGGGAGATTCCGGATCAATCTCAAAAGTTGTGTGTGAATTTAAAATAGTATTGTGA
- a CDS encoding transposase — protein sequence MDTYIDLLKLILPELLVEHFDLSKHSVENEVMHLYFEERNIVPKEESERILIAHGFHKELTIQDFPLRGNTVYLHIKRRRWLDRKTKQIVQRDWNLVAQGTRMTEQFAAFLKEISR from the coding sequence TTGGATACTTATATAGATTTACTAAAATTAATTTTACCAGAGTTGTTAGTTGAACATTTTGATTTGTCAAAACATAGTGTTGAAAATGAAGTGATGCATTTGTATTTTGAAGAACGTAACATAGTTCCCAAAGAAGAATCAGAACGTATCTTGATAGCTCACGGATTTCATAAAGAGCTTACCATTCAAGACTTTCCATTACGAGGCAACACAGTATATCTTCACATTAAACGTCGTAGATGGTTAGATAGGAAGACCAAACAAATTGTACAAAGAGATTGGAATTTAGTAGCACAGGGGACTCGAATGACAGAGCAGTTCGCTGCTTTTTTAAAAGAAATTAGTAGATAG
- a CDS encoding potassium channel protein: MNLFKSKLQKAIFLLLVLVGIGIFGYVFLSDYSFVDALYMTVITISTVGFSEIRPLREGDKIFTIFLISTSIFIFGYIVSAFTEYIVSGELFKRLKLKKVQKKIEQLQNHTIICGLGRNGKQAALKLKNYNEQFVIIEKNESIADANEDKDIFIIKGDATIDSVLVRAGIKNAKNLITTLPSDADNLFVVLSASQLNKKCTIISRASDESSYNKLKIAGAENVIMPDKLGGDHMASLVVTPDVIDFVDRLTIAGETTTHLKEISIDDLPHKYIRKTIVDLDMKNKTGCTVIGYKTPQKEYVINPEESTVLVEGSSLIVLGKPEQIYKLKEFF, from the coding sequence ATGAATCTATTTAAATCCAAATTACAAAAAGCAATTTTCTTATTACTGGTATTAGTAGGAATAGGAATTTTTGGATATGTATTCCTGTCTGATTATTCTTTTGTAGATGCTTTGTATATGACTGTAATTACTATTTCTACAGTTGGATTTTCAGAAATACGGCCACTGAGAGAAGGAGATAAAATATTTACAATTTTTTTAATATCTACAAGTATTTTTATTTTTGGATATATAGTTTCTGCATTTACGGAATATATTGTGAGTGGAGAATTGTTTAAACGACTTAAATTGAAAAAAGTGCAAAAGAAAATTGAACAGTTGCAAAATCACACCATAATTTGTGGTTTAGGCAGAAATGGAAAGCAAGCAGCGTTAAAATTGAAAAATTATAACGAACAGTTTGTAATTATTGAGAAGAATGAAAGTATTGCAGATGCCAATGAAGACAAAGATATTTTCATTATTAAAGGAGATGCTACTATTGACAGTGTATTAGTCAGAGCAGGAATTAAAAATGCAAAAAACCTGATTACTACCTTACCCTCCGATGCCGATAATCTCTTTGTGGTGTTAAGTGCAAGTCAACTCAACAAAAAATGTACAATTATTAGCAGGGCTTCAGATGAAAGTTCTTATAATAAATTAAAAATAGCCGGAGCTGAAAATGTCATCATGCCTGATAAGCTTGGAGGAGATCATATGGCTTCACTGGTAGTAACCCCGGATGTGATTGATTTTGTAGACAGGCTGACTATTGCAGGAGAAACAACAACCCATTTAAAAGAGATTTCGATTGATGACTTGCCTCATAAGTACATCCGTAAAACGATTGTAGACCTGGATATGAAAAATAAAACCGGGTGTACTGTAATCGGGTATAAAACACCTCAAAAAGAATACGTAATTAACCCCGAAGAATCCACAGTATTAGTTGAAGGGTCAAGCTTAATAGTATTGGGGAAGCCGGAACAGATTTATAAACTGAAAGAATTCTTCTAA
- a CDS encoding PspC domain-containing protein translates to MKFIHSVRYFFERNGFHVSSRLADRLGVRTVNVRLFFIYISFITVGLSFSFYLVLAFLLKLKDLIYTKRNSVFDL, encoded by the coding sequence ATGAAATTCATACATTCCGTACGTTATTTTTTTGAAAGAAATGGTTTTCACGTTTCTTCCAGATTAGCAGACAGGTTAGGAGTGAGGACTGTAAATGTTCGATTGTTTTTTATCTATATTTCCTTTATAACTGTTGGTTTATCTTTTAGTTTTTACCTGGTCTTAGCATTTTTGTTAAAACTAAAAGATTTGATATACACTAAAAGGAATTCGGTTTTTGATTTATAA
- a CDS encoding DDE transposase has product MGRFYGVDGKKLGRQYRDYLSEFKQWKQKKHAKEWHVFPENIGAYLSIDETALSKGELYTIITNKKAKGKKGAIVGVFAGTKIEPIIEQLLKISSKKRNKVKEITLDMANSMKNIAKTCFPKAIQVTDRFHVQKLALEALQDIRIKHRWNAIDLENDLIKLAKTKGKEYQPEIFDNGDTRKQLLARSRYLLYKSPEKWTQNQYLRSKILFEKYPDIQKAFNLNQSLRNIFNTAKSIQIAYTKLAHWYNDVEKSGFKAFNTIANTISINYRSILNYFINRSTNASAESFNAKIKAFRAQFRGVKNVEFFLFRLTQIFA; this is encoded by the coding sequence ATAGGTAGATTTTACGGAGTTGATGGTAAAAAACTTGGACGTCAATATCGTGATTATTTAAGTGAGTTTAAACAATGGAAACAAAAAAAACATGCTAAAGAGTGGCATGTTTTTCCTGAAAATATAGGTGCTTATTTATCTATTGATGAAACAGCATTGTCTAAAGGAGAACTCTACACCATTATTACCAATAAAAAAGCCAAAGGTAAAAAAGGAGCTATTGTAGGGGTTTTTGCAGGCACTAAGATAGAACCCATTATAGAACAGTTACTTAAAATATCCTCTAAAAAAAGAAACAAAGTCAAAGAAATTACACTAGATATGGCGAACTCTATGAAAAATATAGCCAAAACATGTTTCCCTAAGGCCATACAAGTAACTGATAGATTCCATGTGCAAAAACTAGCTCTAGAAGCGCTACAAGATATTAGAATAAAACATCGATGGAATGCAATAGACCTAGAAAATGACCTAATCAAGTTAGCAAAAACAAAAGGTAAAGAGTATCAACCTGAGATATTTGACAATGGGGACACTAGAAAACAACTCTTAGCTAGAAGTAGATATTTACTCTATAAATCTCCTGAAAAATGGACACAAAATCAATATCTAAGAAGCAAAATACTTTTTGAAAAATATCCTGATATTCAAAAGGCTTTTAACTTAAATCAGAGCCTTAGAAATATATTCAATACAGCTAAATCAATACAAATTGCATATACAAAACTAGCACATTGGTATAATGATGTAGAAAAATCTGGTTTTAAAGCTTTTAATACAATAGCAAATACAATTTCTATAAATTATCGGTCAATACTCAATTATTTTATCAATCGGAGTACAAATGCTTCTGCTGAATCTTTTAATGCTAAGATTAAAGCCTTTAGAGCGCAGTTTAGAGGTGTTAAAAATGTAGAATTCTTCCTGTTCAGATTAACACAAATTTTTGCCTAA